From Penicillium digitatum chromosome 5, complete sequence, one genomic window encodes:
- a CDS encoding Coatomer subunit beta, putative, whose protein sequence is MISRLARKNYSYSLLHSDSPQFTTMASFLENTYSLLHVDNTADQPTVQELKLQLEKGNDETKLETMRTIVTIMLNGDPMPQILMHIIRFVMPSKSKSLKKLLYFFYEICPKHDSTGKLKQEMILVCNGIRNDLQHPNEYIRGNTLRFLSKLREPELIEPLLSSARSCLQHRHAYVRKNAVWAVSSIFQHSESLIPDAPELLQLFLESETDSTCKRNAFAALMSISHQKALEYLRTTFDTIPNTDELLQLAELEFLRKDAVQNTQNKSRYLKLMLELLDASTSTVVYEAATSLTALTSNPVAVKAAASKLIELAIREADNNVKLICLERVNQLRIRNEGVLDDLTMEALRVLSSPDIDVRRKALNLAMEMVSSKNVEEIIMLLKKELAKTVDEQYEQNSEYRQILVQSIHSCAIKFSEIAASVVDLLMDFIADFNNNSAVDVISFVKEVVEKFPDLRGSIVARLVSTLSEVRAGKVYRGVLWVVGEYSLEEKDIRDAWKTIRASLGEIPILASEQRLLDEVPDDNALLMEQANGHSKAAPTGSRKVLADGTYATESALTSQSAAAARLEAVKAAQKPPLRQLILDGDYYLATVLSSTLTKLVMRHSEVSHDTARTNALRAEAMLIMISIMRVGQSHFVKAPIDEDSVDRILTCVRSLAEFSEKKELEATFLEDTRKAFRAMVQVEDKKRAAKEAVEKAKSAVQVDDAIPIRQFTKKNAVEGGEEIEMDLAKATGGDSTVEDVSSKLSRVVQLTGFSDSVYAEAYVTVHQFDIVLDVLLVNQTTETLQNLCVEFATLGDLKVVERPSTNNLGPRDFLNVQATIKVSSTDTGVIFGNIVYDGASSTENHVVILNDIHADIMDYIQPAHCTETQFRTMWTEFEWENKVNINSKAKTLRDFLKQLMESTNMACLTPDASLKGDCRFLSANLYARSVFGEDALANLSIEKEGDDGPITGFVRIRSRSQGLALSLGSLKGLKAATA, encoded by the exons ATGATTTCAAGGCTGGCGAGGA AGAATTACTCCTACT CTCTCCTTCATTCCGATTCCCCCCAATTTACCACCATGGCGTCGTTTCTTGAAAATACCTACAGTTTGCTCCATGTGGACAATACTGCCGACCAGCCGACAGTGCAGGAGCTGAAGCTGCAACTGGAGAAAGGCAACGATGAGACCAAGTTGGAAACAATGCGGACCATTGTCACCATCATGCTGAATGGAGATCCTATGCCGCAAATCCTCATGCACATAATTCGTTTTGTGATGCCGTCGAAAAGCAAGTCATTGAAGAAGTTACTCTATTTTTTCTATGAAATCTGCCCCAAACATGACTCTACTGGAAAGCTCAAGCAAGAGATGATCTTGGTCTG TAATGGCATTCGCAACGATCTTCAACATCCCAACGAATACATTCGAGGCAACACACTACGATTCCTCTCCAAACTCCGTGAACCAGAGCTCATTGAGCCCCTCCTCTCCTCCGCGCGTTCGTGTCTGCAACATCGTCACGCATATGTTCGCAAAAATGCAGTATGGGCTGTATCATCTATTTTCCAGCACTCCGAGTCCCTCATTCCCGACGCGCCGGAGTTGCTTCAGTTGTTCCTCGAATCAGAGACCGACAGCACCTGCAAGCGCAACGCCTTTGCGGCACTCATGTCTATTAGCCATCAAAAAGCGCTCGAGTATCTGCGCACCACGTTTGACACAATTCCAAACACAGATGAGTTGCTCCAGCTAGCCGAGTTGGAGTTCCTCCGGAAAGATGCAGTACAGAACACTCAGAATAAG TCCCGATACCTGAAACTCATGCTCGAGCTCCTCGACGCCTCCACTAGCACCGTTGTCTACGAAGCCGCAACATCTCTCACCGCCCTCACAAGCAACCCTGTAGCCGTCAAAGCTGCTGCAAGCAAGCTGATCGAGCTCGCGATTCGGGAGGCCGATAACAACGTCAAGCTCATTTGTTTGGAACGCGTGAACCAGCTCAGAATTCGCAATGAGGGTGTCTTGGACGACCTGACCATGGAGGCCCTGCGGGTTCTCAGCAGCCCTGATATTGACGTCCGGAGAAAGGCCCTCAACCTTGCCATGGAGATGGTCTCGAGCAAGAACGTAGAAGAAATTATCATGCTTCTCAAGAAAGAGCTTGCCAAGACCGTCGACGAACAATATGAACAG AATAGCGAGTATCGCCAAATCTTGGTACAGTCAATACACTCCTGCGCCATTAAGTTCTCCGAAATTGCTGCTAGCGTGGTTGATCTCCTGATGGACTTCATTGCCGACTTTAATAATAACTCCGCCGTCGATGTGATTTCGTTCGTCAAAGAGGTAGTGGAGAAATTCCCTGACTTGCGTGGATCGATCGTTGCCCGCTTGGTTTCAACTTTGAGTGAGGTTCGTGCTGGAAAGGTCTACCGTGGAGTTCTCTGGGTTGTTGGCGAATACTCCCTGGAGGAGAAGGATATTCGGGATGCTTGGAAGACGATCAGAGCCAGTCTTGGTGAAATCCCAATTTTGGCATCCGAACAACGACTTCTGGATGAAGTTCCGGATGACAACGCCCTGCTGATGGAGCAGGCCAATGGCCACTCCAAGGCCGCGCCCACTGGATCCCGAAAGGTGCTTGCAGATGGCACATACGCTACCGAAAGCGCTCTCACTAGCCAATCGGCGGCAGCTGCTCGTCTCGAGGCTGTCAAGGCTGCACAGAAGCCACCTCTGCGCCAGCTTATTTTGGACGGCGACTACTACCTGGCAACGGTGCTCTCTTCGACTTTGACTAAGTTGGTGATGCGCCATTCCGAGGTTTCGCATGATACTGCTCGCACCAACGCTCTCCGTGCCGAGGCCATGCTTATAATGATTTCCATCATGCGCGTTGGTCAATCTCACTTCGTCAAGGCCCCTATTGATGAAGACTCTGTGGATCGTATCTTGACCTGTGTGCGATCCCTGGCCGAGTTCtccgagaagaaggagctcgAAGCCACTTTCTTGGAGGACACCCGAAAGGCGTTCCGCGCCATGGTCCAGGTAGAGGATAAGAAGAGAGCTGCTAAGGAGGCAGTGGAGAAGGCCAAGAGCGCCGTCCAGGTTGACGATGCTATCCCCATTCGCCAATTcaccaagaagaacgccGTCGAGGGCGGGGAGGAGATTGAAATGGATCTTGCCAAGGCAACAGGTGGCGATTCGACTGTGGAGGACGTctcttcgaagctcagccGGGTAGTGCAATTAACTGGTTTCTCTGACTCGGTCTATGCTGAAGCCTATGTCACTGTTCACCAGTTCGATATTGTTCTTGACGTCCTGTTGGTTAACCAAACAACGGAAACTCTCCAAAACCTGTGCGTGGAGTTTGCAACCCTCGGTGACCTCAAGGTTGTTGAGCGGCCATCCACCAACAATTTAGGCCCACGCGACTTCTTGAATGTCCAGGCTACGATCAAGGTTTCGTCAACCGACACCGGTGTGATCTTTGGCAACATTGTCTATGATGGAGCCAGCTCTACCGAGAACCATGTGGTCATTCTCAACGACATCCATGCCGACATCATGGACTACATTCAGCCTGCTCACTGCACCGAGACTCAGTTCCGTACCATGTGGACTGAGTTCGAGTGGGAGAACAAGGTCAACATCAATTCTAAGGCCAAAACTCTACGTGACTTCCTCAAGCAGCTGATGGAGAGCACTAATATGGCCTGCTTGACGCCCGATGCTTCGCTTAAGGGAGATTGCCGCTTCCTGAGCGCGAACCTGTACGCGCGTAGTGTGTTCG GCGAGGATGCACTAGCAAACCTGAGCATCGAAAAGGAGGGAGATGATGGGCCAATCACAGGATTTGTGCGGATAAGAAGTCGCTCCCAGGGTCTGGCACTGAGCTTGGGCTCTCTGAAGGGTCTCAAGGCAGCGACTGCATAA
- a CDS encoding Mago nashi protein, with translation MSNENFYLRYYSGHSGRFGHEFLEFDLRTISDGSSAAVRYANNSNYRNDSLIRKEMCVSDAMVEEVKRIIKDSEILKEDDSKWPQKNKDGRQELEIRIGNEHISFETAKIGSLVDVTESDDPEGLRVFYYLVQDLKALVFSLISLHFKIKPI, from the exons ATGTCGAATGAGAATTTCTACCTCCGATACTA CTCAGGTCACTCTGGGCGGTTTGGACATGAGTTTCTAG AGTTTGATCTCCGTACCATTTCCGATGGTAGCAGTGCCGCAGTGCGATATGCGAACAATTCAAACTACCGCAATGATTCCCTTATTCGCAAAGAAA TGTGCGTGAGTGATGCGATGGTCGAAGAAGTGAAGCGCATTATCAAGGATAGTGAGATCCTCAA GGAGGATGACTCTAAGTGGCCCCAGAAGAACAAGGACGGACGCCAAGAGCTGGAGATTCGGATTGGAAATGAGCACATCTCCTTTGAG ACCGCCAAGATCGGCTCGCTAGTCGATGTGACCGAATCAGACGATCCCGAAGGACTTCGAGTCTTTTACTATCTTGTGCAGGACCTAAAGGCTCTTGTATTCTCACTGATCTCCCTTCACTTCAAG ATCAAGCCCATCTAA
- a CDS encoding Vesicle-mediated transport protein Vid24, putative, with protein MPTPSNNSIAAAIAARTTCPPEPERVSAWQASPDTISNSDPIDALSPEIPIASSMLSQSHDGNTPEPIKAEGKPTGVEEDDPVQATSPAESACLRSQSPAAPPGSSLFNWEFSNVRLLPNHTSFLRSGSKFAGTQQSDRQVYNVDVEIKHVDMAESYLCGYLRIQGLTEDHPTLTTFFEGEIIGTKHTFQTRNEEWGASEKTDLHHWSRFPAWRPLAKQAKRADFTYRNFAQREHIFMRWKESFLVPDHRVRTISGASFEGFYYICFNQIEGTVSGVYFHAKSERFQQLELKHVEDRGCAPAVEFR; from the exons ATGCCGACTCCGAGTAACAACTCGATCGCCGCGGCGATCGCCGCCCGCACGACATGTCCACCGGAGCCCGAAAGGGTCTCGGCTTGGCAAGCATCTCCCGATACTATATCGAACAGTGATCCTATCGATGCTCTTTCGCCTGAGATTCCAATTGCGTCCTCCATGCTGAGTCAATCTCATGATGGAAACACCCCCGAACCGATTAAGGCGGAAGGAAAGCCGACGGGtgtcgaagaagatgatccaGTTCAGGCTACCTCCCCTGCGGAGTCAGCCTGCCTTCGCAGCCAGTCGCCAGCAGCGCCTCCGGGATCCTCGCTTTTTAACTGGGAATTCTCCAACGTTCGT CTTCTGCCAAACCACACCTCGTTTCTCCGGTCAGGTAGCAAGTTTGCTGGAACTCAGCAATCAGACCGTCAAGTTTACAATGTCGATGTTGAGATTAAGCATGTGGATATGGCTGAATCCTATCTCTGTGGTTACCTTAGAATCCAAG GCCTCACAGAAGACCATCCTACCTTGACTACCTTTTTTGAAGGAGAAATTATCGGTACGAAACACACTTTCCAAACACGTAATGAGGAGTGGGGTGCCTCGGAAAAGACAGACTTGCACCATTGGTCTCGGTTTCCTGCCTGGCGTCCGCTGGCTAAACAGGCCAAACGAGCGGATTTCACATATCGAAACTTTGCCCAGCGGGAACACATATTCATGAGATGGAAGGAATCATTCCTTGTTCCCGACCATCGAGTACGGACGATCTCTGGCGCTAGTTTTGAAGGGTTCTATTACATCTGCTTCAACCAAATCGAGGGAACTGTGAGTGGTGTTTATTTCCATGCGAAGAGCGAGCG GTTTCAACAACTCGAACTCAAGCATGTCGAAGATCGTGGATGTGCACCGGCAGTCGAGTTCCGCTAA